ACGACAAGGACCGGGTGCTCATAAAGGCCGACGGCGAGCGGACCTATTTCGCCTCGGATATCGCCTATCACAGGGACAAGATCGAGCGGGGCTTTGATACGCTCGTCAACATCTGGGGCGCAGACCACCACGGATACGAAGGAAGGATACGGGCGCTCCTTCGCGCGCTCGGCCATGACGATTCGGCGCTCAGGATAATCTTCATCCAGCTCGTGGCCCTTCTCCGTAAGGGCGTGCCCGTGCCGATGGGGAAAAGAGAGGGCGAGTTCGTGACCCTCCGCCAGGTGATGGACGAGGTGGGCACGGACGCTTGCAGGTTCTTCTTCCTCATGAGGAGGCCTGACGCCCAGCTAGACTTCGACCTTGAGCTTGCCAAGAGCCAGGCCCCGGAAAACCCGGTCTATTATGTCCAGTACTGCCACGCCCGGATAAAGAGCATCATCGGGTTCGCGGCCGAAAAGGGCATAAACGTGCCCGAGCGCTTTGACGAGAAGCTCCTTTCGAGGCTCGAGGAGAAGGACGAATCGGAGATTATAAAGCTACTCGGCGCGTTCGAGGAGCTGGTCGAGAGAAGCGCACTCGCGATGGAGCCGCACAGGATAACCTTTTATCTAATGGAGCTTGCCGGGCTCTTCCATCCCTATTACAACAAGACGAGGGTGGTAACTGACGACCCGGAGCTTACGGCGGCAAGGCTCCTTCTATGCAGGGCGGTCGCGACGGTTGTGGCGAACGGGCTTGCTCTACTTGGAGTTTCCGCGCCGGATAAGATGTAAGTAGCGGTCCCGGCCTGCTCCTCACCTGGTCCAAGTCCAGCGAACCAGCTCCCAGGGCCTAAAAATCAGACCGGAACCAGGTCTTTTCGGCCCGTGAAGGCAGAAAAGGCCCCCTCCTTTGGAAAATCGAGCGATTTCTTCGGATTTCCCGACCTAAGGGTTGACAAATAAGGCGGCAGTTGTTAATATAACTGTTCGATGTATTGCTTCTACTGCGGGGTGGAGCAGTCCGGTAGCTCGTCGGGCTCATAACCCGAAGGTCGCAGGTTCAAATCCTGTCCCCGCTACCAAACTACAAGGGCCGTAATTCCTTTTGAAAATAAAGGGGTTACGGCCTTTCTGCTTATGGGATTGCGCGCCGTTCGATACCCTCTTTTTCAGCCAGCGTAACCAAATCGTAACCGTTTTCAAGGACAGCCACTGCCTTGACCATGTGCGACGGCGCAAGGTGTGAGTACCTAAGCGTCATCGTAAGGCTCTTGTGACCAAGAAGCCTGCTCACGGTCGTAAGGTCTACCCCGGCCATCACGAGCCAGCTTGCGAAGGTATGCCTTAGGTCGTGAAAACGGAAGTCGTTGATCCCGGCTACACGGAACATCTCTTTGCCGCATTGAGGGCAATTGCCCGGATTCTCTTCTCCGGACATCTGACGCTCAAAGCTACAGGCCGAACACTTCTCCCACTCCGCTTTCCTGCAGGCCGAGGAAAAAGACCGTTTCAGGTCCCTGAACCTCCTGCCAGCCTTGTCCGTGAAAACATAGGGGCTGTTGATGTGCCGCACAAGGCCCTGGAATATGCTCTTCAAGACCTGGTTGATGGGAACCTCGCGACGCTCGCCGTTCTTGGTCCTGTCGAGGAGTATGAACCCGTGCTTCAGGTCAACGTGCTTTCCCCATTCGAGGGAAAGTATCTCCTCTCTCCTCATGCCGGTATTGAGCGCGGTTGTCACGATAGGCTTCAAGTGCGGCTCGCAGGCGTTTATAAGTGCTTGCCCTTCCACCCTTGAGAGGAACCGTAAGCGCCTGTTGTTCTCCGGCAACAGCTTGACCCGGCGCACGCGCTTCAAGACATCCTCTTCAACCAGCTCCCATTCAACGGCCTTGGTGAACATGGCCTTCAGTGTCTGAAGGTATCTGTTTGCCGTCGAGATAGTCCTGCCGGAATCGGTAAAGCCGCGGTAATAGAGCTCAACCGTGCGCGTCGTGAAATCCTTGAGCTCGAGACTGCCGAACGCCTCAATGAGGTACTTGATATGCGTTTTCTTGTCCTTGTAGGCCCGTTGCCATTCTGCCCACTTTAGAACCTGGTTAGCGAGGTCACAAAAAGGCGTCTTCCCGTCGATCTTAGCTGGCGAGCCGAGCTGTCTTTCATGCAGCTCGATTAATCGGCTTGCGTGCTTTCGCAGAGCGAGTTTTTTGTTATCCGTGCCGGTGGATTCATAAATCCTCCGGCCTTCTACCCTGAAGGACATCCACCAGTGCGGCGAGTCCTTTCGTTTGTAGAGGCCCATTTGCCTATACCTCCTTTCCGGGCCTTCTACCTGCACGGCCGGTATTATACACCCTTTTCTGGTCCTTTAGCCAGTCGAGGATCTCCTTCTCCTCAAAGCGCAAAAGACCATTTATCTTGAAGCACGGGATCTGTCCGAGCTCCGCCCATTGGTAGATGGTGGAGGGCTTGGCCTGGATGAGCGCGCTGATTTCTTTAACGCTGAGAAGTTTCATTCCTTACGACCCGCTCCTTTTGGAATTTGGAGCGTTTTAGCTCCATATCTGCGTATTACCGCCAAACCCCCTTTCGCCTGCTCTTGCTATGCACTTTTTCCATCGAAAACTTAAGCCCCAAACAAATCGATGTTATTAGAAAATATTCAATACAATCAAGGCTTTCTGAAAATTTGAATAAAAAAAGTAATATATAAGTAGGAGCAGAAGAGTCTATAGATACTTGAAGGAGGTTTTTATGGAAGAACACTCTGTTATCGACGCCGGGGAGAAGCCATGCCATGGTCTGGATGGGGCTAATAAAACCGCTATCCCGGATAATTCAAATATGAGCCCTGCCCTTTCCGAGGCTCAGGCGATAAATAAGGCGCCCTCGTTCAGGAGGGAACTGCTCAATGAACTACTCTCTAGAAAGGTCATGTATGAGGACATCAGGACTTATAAGCTGTCGAACACGGAGGTAAAACATCTTTGCCTCTGCGATATCGTTACCAAGCGCGAGTATCTCAAACTGATGCAAGTAATCGGGTTTTCGAGGAGGGCGGCCTACAGGAAGTGGCGGAAAGCAGCAAGAGAGTGCCTGAAGGATTTTGATTATAAGCCTTTCCAAAACCAGAGAATGGCGTTGCTAATGAGCGGTGCCAAGGCTGAGGCCGACAGGCTGAAGGCTTGGCTTGATATAAGGTGTGCTGGAGGCATACCAACGCGAGAAATATTTCGTTCCATAACGGATTATGTAGTCGATCTTCTGGGCAGGGTTCGGGACGAGCTCTACAATAAGAAGACCCTTCGCACCAAGGAGGTCGCTAAAGTGCTTGGCGTAAGCACTAGGCATGTGCGCCGGCTGGCGCAAAAAGGGAGGCTGAGTAAAGAAGGGCGCGGGGTATTCTCAAGAGAGCATATCGCCGAGTGGAAACGAGACCAAGGTCCGCTTAAAGAGCCAAATTGACCGGAAAGCGACGTTTTGATGGCAATGTCGTTTTTGAGTCAATTTTTGACTGAAAGCGACGTGAGAATGAGGATGTCGTTTTGAGTCCACTTAGACCGGCAAGCAGTAAGGCGTCCGCTTGAAGTGCCAAATAGACCAAAAAGGGACATGATGTCCCTTTAGAGTCCATTTTAGACTGAAAGGGGACCTAATGTCCCTTTTCAGTCCACTGACAAGCAACATGACGTCCGCTCGAAGTGCCAAATGGACTTAAAAACGACATGGGGATGTCGCTTCGGGGTCAACTGTAGACTGGAAAGCGACATGAAGATGTCGTCTTCGAGTCCACTATGCGGTCATGGTGTCCGCCTGATGTGCCAAGTTGACCAAAAACGGACAAATGTCCTCTTAGAGTCAAATTTGGATTGAAAAGCGGACAAATGTCCCTTTTGAGTCCATTTATAAGAGCGCAGGGGAATTGATGTCCGCTTAACATGCCATCTTGACCACAAAGGGACACGCGAATGTCCCTTTGAAGTCAATTTTAGACTGGAAAGGGACATGATGATGTCCCTTTTGAGTCAACTTCTAACGGCAAGCTAAATGGGAGCCGTCTGGATGTGTCAACTTCTAACAATGGACGGATTGTTCCTTTTAGTCCACTTGCTCGTTAAAGGATAAGTTGTGACTTGAAAGTCGACTCGACATCGATAGGACGGAGCTATTAGACCACCATGGACATTATTCATCTGAGCAAATCCAGGAATATTGGCAGAATTTTAGAGATCATTTATGCCTAGCTTTTCATGCATTTCGAGATCTTTTTGATAAAGAAAAGAATCTTTATATGTTAGCCCGGTCTTCTCTTGAACGTATTTAAGTATCTCGTTAAAGGACATAATTTCTGTCTTTGAAAGAACATCGGCAAATGATATCCCAGCCTTAAAATGGGTTTGAAGTAACTCGAACTCTTTTATTGATAATATATGCCATGGAAGATTTTTTATGCCTTCGAGAGAAAGAAGCCTATCAATATGTTTTCTGAAAAGTTGAGAATTTACAAGATAAAGTGGCTCGAAAGTGACCAGCAATGGCTTGAATTCCGTACAATGATGTAATCGTTCAAGTCCTTTGGTCTTTGCAATCGCTTTTTGTCTAACTTCATATAATTGTTTTAAACCTTTAAGAACTTGCTTTAAACTGTAATCGATAGAATCAACTGCGCCGGTAGAAAGTGCTTTTAATGAAAATCGAGTAGATTTGCTTTCAATTAGAATTGCTGTTGAACCATCTAAAACTATCCAATCAGGCGCTTTCCCTAAACTTTCCGGGTAAGTACTACGTAAAGCAGCCTCTGAAATTAAATTTTGAGATGTAACTGAAACCTCTAAGAGGCGACCTATATATGCTTCAAAAAGGTAACCAAAATAATCAGAGAATTGCTCCTTGTAGTTATTGAACATCTCATAAAAAATACCTGTTGAAGCACGATAGGCAACAAGATCTGGCAACGGAGCAATCATTCGGTCTAGGGCCATCGACTTGTTCTGATAAAATCGCCATGGTCTTATTAGAGGGTACGTTAAAAGTGGATTGAAATCGTAAATCCTGAACCGACGGTCAGCTTGCTTCATTTCTTCATACTTTTTTCTAAAGCTTTCAGGGTCAGCGGAAATAGATTCAAGTAGCATTAAGATACCTTCATCATTAAGAATTTTTATTCCTTGCCTTCTTGCTTTTTCAAAATACTCACGAGTTATTCCTGAGGTGTTTTGAGAAAGTGCAGCAGACCAAGTAACAAAACAGCCTGACAGAAAATCATGAATAGACAAGCCAGTTAGTTTTTGAAATGCTTCATAAAAATCAAATTTTGGCACTCCTTCCTTGTCTCTGATTATATTGGGAAGTTCACCAAAAAGAAGGAGTGGCTGGCCTGTAGAACCAAACGTGTTAACTTTGAATGGGAATTGGCTCGCGATAATTCGCAATATTAAAAAAACCGGGTTTGAATTATAAAAGACATTGGCTGATTCTTCGTCTGTTGTTATAGGATCTGTCGTCAGATAACCTAAAACCAAATCATACAGTTGATTAAAATCTAATAATGTTAATTGCTTATCTGCATGGCGATATACGTTCGAAAACCTAATCGCAAATGAGCAAATGCCAGCAGCAACAAAAGGTTCTATTCTACCGGCCTCATCTGAAATTTTGTATGTTGATGATTCATTTTGACCCTTAATGGCCCTATGGGCAGCTAGTAAAATATTATCCAAAGAGAATTTTCGGACGGAATCTTGTATTGTTTTTTCAATTTTGTCTAAACGGTACATAGGCTCCATTTAGTTTTTTTGAATAATGATTTTCCTAAAGGCTTAATTTTATTCTGCTGTTTTTTACTGATATGTCAAGATGTTAGGTTCTCATGGCCCCAGTTTGGTCTTTTTTGTTCAGGCCCCTCTCGAAGAAATGGCCCAAATTTGGGCCATTTCCCTCAAAGAATGAAGGCGAAAATTATTAAAAGGGACAAATTTAGCCCATTTCTCGTCACATTATTGAAACAGTGTAACTAAAACAGGCATGAAAGCTTTGTTCCTGAATGGTAGAGAGCATCTGCTCATGTGATTTTATTAAAAAGTAGAAAAGAACTGTTGAACACCTCGGCCAGGAAAACGATACGGACTGACTTGACCGATTTTCAAATCTTACAAAGCATTTGATTCGAATCTCCCTTCCCGCAGTTCTAAGATTTTCTGCCAGCAACCATCTCAATTTCGATCGTCCGCGGTAATACATATATGGAGCTTGAGTCTCCGTCTGAAGTTGCGTATGGCAACCAGACTTTTCAGTAGGCTTTGGCCGAAACCGTTTTTTGAGGAATTCTTTCTCAAAGGCGGTAGTGCGTTCAAAGACAGATTTTATCAAGTTTTTAACGACATAACATATAACTACTTTATATGTTGACTGTATAAAAAATGGCCGGGACGCCGCGAAAAATGATTTTTGGCCTCCTTCAGCGCGTCTTTGTTCCAAATCATCTATCACGGAGGATGGTATGGTAAACACAAAAATTGCAGCGTTGGTTCTGACTATAGCCGAGCTTGATGAGTCGTCACGGCAGGCTTTTGTTGAAGGCCTTTTCGGTGCGTTTGATGAAAAAGAGCGGTTCAGATTATTTCAGTGGGGTTTGCCGTTGTGCCTATCCCAAGACCAAATGGAGCAAGGTGGAAAGGTGGATGGAAGGGCAGTTCAGGCGGGATATGAACAAGACCCCCAGAAAGACAGCCTATGTAGCCGTCACCTACTTCAGGATCAACCCAAAGATGCTGCCGTTCCTCATAAAGACGGCACAGAGGGTCAAACTGAGGGTTCGTGCGAGAAGGCGCCTACACCCGGAGAAGTTCGCGGATTTGAGGGAGGCGGAAAAAATATAACGAGTTCTTCGGCGGTTTGGCGCGTTTGGTGCTCTTTGGTGGTTCAGTGGTTCAGCGCGTTGTGTCTTTGTCTCGGCTTGAAAGGACAGTTTCAATGTATGCTGCAGATGAAAGAGCCGCCCGGCGATTGAGGGGCGTACAGTAAGGGAGGATTGATATGAGAACCAGTCTCAAGGAAAGGGTGGCGCGTCTAGCGGGACATGTAAGCCGTCTTGAAGAGGCGTACCAGAGGCACTTTATTGAAACCCTGTTCGAATGTTTTAGCGAAGAAGAGCGGCTTAAGCGGTTTGAATGGGTCAGCCACTTGGTATATCCCGAGAGCAAATTGCTCAAAATTAACAACTGGATGGAAGAAGCCTTTACGGAAGACATGAAGAGGACCCCGGTGGGGGTGGCCTATATGTGCTGTCAGGTCTTCGGGATCGATCCAAATATGATTCCTTCGCTTATAAAAATTGCTCAGCGCGTCAAACAGAGGATGAGAACAAGACATCGTAGACACCCGGAGAGATTTGCAGGTTCGGAGACCGGAGAGGGTTAAGGCCGCTCCCTTCAGCGCGTTTGGTGCGTTTGGCGTTTTGATGGTTCAGCGGTATGCTTCTGAGGTGGCGGATTTTCGTATAGAGGGAAGCCGGCAGCAGAGATGTTATTCAAGGTGCTGTTTTAACGGTCAATGGTCTTATTAAGAAGGTCATACCCGGAAAGTTACAAGGGCGTCAAGGAGCGGACTTTTCTTTATTTCATACTTTCTCGCCAAGAACTCCTTGGAAAGGACCTTTACCTCGACTAGTCCGAAAAACTCGGCGAAGCCCTCAAGACTGCGGAAAGCGTAACACCTGCCGACGGTTTTCTCGCTGGTCGCGTAGGGGCGGTCAGGGACTTCCGCAAGGGCCATGGGAAAGGCCTGAATAAACTTCTCCTTATAGAATTCCGGCGGTCTGAACTCACCGCCATACTTATGGAGTAGATAAAGAGTGTAGAGGAATGAGCGTTGCACGATGGCAAGGTCCGGGTAGCGGTCGCGGTACGCCCAGTTGAACGTCTGGGTATAAGTCTTGAAGATCTCCAGGTAAACGCCGCCCATGTCCTTTTCCATAGCAAGGCGGCACTTTTTTGTGAGGATAAACCTGTCTTTGTACTTTCTGATAAGCCCGGCCATACCGGCCACAATCCTAACGGTGTGTAAGTCAAAAAAGTCAGGCTCTGTGTTTATCCCGCCCAAGAGAGCCTTATCCGGATATGCCTCCCAATAGGCCTGGGCCGCTTCCTGACAGAACTGCCGTGGTAGGTTACCCTTTGCAGTGGCCTTAAGTCCGTCCGTGCCTATAGCATCGGCAAGGAAAGAAAAGAGTTTCATGACAGGCGCTTCAGACTGACGGTCCAGTTCTTCGGCAAAGGAGGCAATGTCCGGAGAGGAAAAAGGAAAATCCAGAAACCTGTGCATCTGCTCGGGCGACAGGCCGGAGAATTCAACGAGGGGTGTCCGGTTCCTGCGTTCCATGACGCGATTGGCAACCGCCTGCGCCTCAGCGAGAGAGGCTGCCGGGCGGTCAGCGAATTCCTTCCGGATTTCCTCTGCTACTTCCTGAGCTCCTGGGAGTAGCGTCTTGGTGGCCTGTCCAGATATACAGCACTTCTTGAACTTCTTGCCGCTTCCGCAGGGACATGGGTCGTTTCTGCCTGCTTTCATGCGCCCCTCACCAATATGTTTTGGAATATTCAACCAAGGTCGGTTTTGTTGGTTGCCTATGATTCATCATTGAGTAGCATAAAGACTTTTGCTTTAAAGTCTTCAATACGGAAGATTCATCATGTCGCTTTTTTAGCAACCATTGTAGCTAAATCGGCAACATGGTCAAGTCTGGACTATATGAGAATATCTTTATGGTTTACGCAGACGCTGTCTGCGATTTTTTCTTAAGAGCCACTTAGGCGTTTGAAAGACATATCGGCGGCTGTTTTACCATTCACAATTCATCCTTATCAGGAATCGAAGGCCGGCTCTCCATTAAAGGATCAAGGCGGTCTGCCTGTTGGTTCGCCCAGGTAAGCCATTTGTCGAGTTCGCTTCCAGGTTCAATGCCGCCGTTCTTCCGGACGGCATCTTCTTTTACTGCCTGGATGTATTCCCGAATCTGTTTGCTCCTGTGCCAATTCTCTGTTTGATTCAGGAGTCTTTGAAGACGAGCTTCCTCCTCCCGCTTTCGTCTGGCGATCTCCTCCTGACGGCGTTGCTGCTCCTCTCTTCTGCGCGCCTCCTGTTCCCTTTCGATAGCTCTCGTCCTTAGCTCTACAGCATTCTTTATAAGTCCCACTATGAAGTCATTAAGACAGTCCTCAAGTTTTTTCTTTTCGGAATCAGCCCAATTCGTCCGGAGACATCCCCATGTTTTAATCTCAAACGTAAGCCTTCCGGAAGGATTGTGGCTGAATTCGAACTCATTAGCCCAAGGCCTGTCTTTTCTTTCGGCTGGCGAAAGTTTTCGCTTTGTTTGCTTGAGAAACTCCCGCAAACCGAACTCTATGGTCTCTCCAAGAACATACACACAGGTCTTATAAGATTTACGATAGGCGTATTGGTCTTCAGTCACAACGGAGATACGGAAGCCTCTTGCTTCGCATGCTTTGATCAAGGCGTTCATGATGCGTAATGCGCGGGGTAAGCTTTCCTTGCTGACACGCATATTAAGGCACTTATCGCCGTAACCGTTCAAAAGACCTTTGTCGGAACTAAATCGAGAAGGTTCTAAGTTTTTAAAATACTCCAGGGTTTGAGCAACGAGTGGGTGCGGAGACCTAAGGGTGGAAGACACATTTATTCGATTTGCATCGTCCCTTTCGAAAGCTATTCTATCTTCGGCTTCCTTATATTGCTCCTCGTCAATGGGGCGGTTATTCTCTTTCTCCAACTCTATATGGAATTCAATATCTTCGTTTCCATCAAAGGGCGGCAAGGGAGGGGGAGGAGCAGCTTTTCCGAACTCCTTTTTCTGCCAATAGCCGATTGGGGATACGGGGATATTCAACTTAAGACACCTTTTCCTGAGCCCTACATCTGATATTCTATATTTTTTGGCGAGCCGGGTCATGGGCTCAGTCCAAACCTGCTCGTATAGTTCTCTTCTGGTAATCCGTATTTTTTCTGGCATTTAAAAGCCCTACTAATTTACATGATTTATCGGGACTGGACCATAATTTTAGCTGCTTTGAGGCAAGTAACCCGATGCGGAACTGTCAAGGCATGCAGAAAGAAAGGGGGCGATATCCCCAGAGCAGAGGTTAAAGGGTGGAGTTGCCAGATAGTTCGAAGCAGACCACGATATTACCTTAACATGGCTCTTAGAACTTTCACAGTGAGCTTGATTTTTTCTTCATCAGCTTCCTTGATAAATTTCATCAGGGATTCCTTTATTTCTTTCTGACTCCCTTCATGCCCAAAGTCAAAAAGTTCCCACATCTCTACACCCAGCGACCTTGAAATCTTTATAAGCATCTCCAGGGTAGGATTTTCTGTACCCCTCTCCATGCGGCTGAGGTAATTAGGGCTTGTCTCGGCCTTTGCTGCAAGTTCTTCCTGGGATAGGCCCTTGTTTTTCCGAAGCTCCTTGATCCTGAGCCCAATCAACCTTTTTTCGTGCATTTTCATATCCTTGATATTTACCTTTTTTTGAATAAAAATGAATATCCTGTTGGGAACTTTTTATTGACAAAAGAATTCCCAACAGGTATAAAATATTCTTATTGATGTGGTTTTTTAGATATAAATGTGCCTGTAGGACATGATCTGGAGGGTCTGAGAGATTGGGTTTTGTTTTTAAAGCCAGCGCAGTATAATCCATTTGGTTCGCGCTATGGATAAAAACATGGAAGATGTGCGTAGAAAAATCCTCGTGGTCGATGATGAGGAGCTGATAGGCAAAGCGCTCAGGATAATCCTTGCGGAAGAAGGCGCAGTGGAATACGCCAGAAATGGCAGGGAAGCCCTTGGGAAGAGCGCTGTTACATCCTATGACGTATTCATCGTCGATATGAATATGCCTGTCATGAACGGCATGGACTTTTATAAAGAGGCTGTAAAGACCCTTTCCGGGATAAAAGAGAGGATTATATTTTTTACCGGGTCTTGTGAGGAGGATTATTTCTCCTTTTTCAGGAAAAATAATCTGAGATTTCTGGAAAAGCCTTTGGAGCCGAAGGAGCTCAAAGATCTTGTTCGACGGATACTGGAGAGTAAAGTATTGACCGAGCTATAAAAAAGTAAAACCGTCTGCCCAGGTTTTTTATCTAAGAGTTCGACCTTCTCCCATAGCTGCCTTTACCAAACAATATTGACTAAGTTAACCATAAAAACCCGCTCTACTTTGAGCGACGGCTTGAATTCCGATAACGAAGGTAATATCATTCAGGAATAAGCTGGAGGAGGTTCAGATGGGTATCGAATGCAAAACCCCTGAAGTCGATATTGAAGACAAAATGCTCGAAGATGTCTTGAACACTCTTCAGCCGAAGGACGTCGTTATAATCGATACTGACCATTGCAAAACCATCGAAGAGAACGAGTTCGAGATATTTGCCTCTCTCGTTGCACGCGGCAGGTCAAAAGAAGATGCTGCAAGAATCGCTAAG
This sequence is a window from Deltaproteobacteria bacterium. Protein-coding genes within it:
- a CDS encoding site-specific integrase, with translation MGLYKRKDSPHWWMSFRVEGRRIYESTGTDNKKLALRKHASRLIELHERQLGSPAKIDGKTPFCDLANQVLKWAEWQRAYKDKKTHIKYLIEAFGSLELKDFTTRTVELYYRGFTDSGRTISTANRYLQTLKAMFTKAVEWELVEEDVLKRVRRVKLLPENNRRLRFLSRVEGQALINACEPHLKPIVTTALNTGMRREEILSLEWGKHVDLKHGFILLDRTKNGERREVPINQVLKSIFQGLVRHINSPYVFTDKAGRRFRDLKRSFSSACRKAEWEKCSACSFERQMSGEENPGNCPQCGKEMFRVAGINDFRFHDLRHTFASWLVMAGVDLTTVSRLLGHKSLTMTLRYSHLAPSHMVKAVAVLENGYDLVTLAEKEGIERRAIP
- a CDS encoding helix-turn-helix domain-containing protein — translated: MKLLSVKEISALIQAKPSTIYQWAELGQIPCFKINGLLRFEEKEILDWLKDQKRVYNTGRAGRRPGKEV
- a CDS encoding helix-turn-helix domain-containing protein — protein: MEEHSVIDAGEKPCHGLDGANKTAIPDNSNMSPALSEAQAINKAPSFRRELLNELLSRKVMYEDIRTYKLSNTEVKHLCLCDIVTKREYLKLMQVIGFSRRAAYRKWRKAARECLKDFDYKPFQNQRMALLMSGAKAEADRLKAWLDIRCAGGIPTREIFRSITDYVVDLLGRVRDELYNKKTLRTKEVAKVLGVSTRHVRRLAQKGRLSKEGRGVFSREHIAEWKRDQGPLKEPN
- a CDS encoding SEC-C domain-containing protein, whose protein sequence is MIGNQQNRPWLNIPKHIGEGRMKAGRNDPCPCGSGKKFKKCCISGQATKTLLPGAQEVAEEIRKEFADRPAASLAEAQAVANRVMERRNRTPLVEFSGLSPEQMHRFLDFPFSSPDIASFAEELDRQSEAPVMKLFSFLADAIGTDGLKATAKGNLPRQFCQEAAQAYWEAYPDKALLGGINTEPDFFDLHTVRIVAGMAGLIRKYKDRFILTKKCRLAMEKDMGGVYLEIFKTYTQTFNWAYRDRYPDLAIVQRSFLYTLYLLHKYGGEFRPPEFYKEKFIQAFPMALAEVPDRPYATSEKTVGRCYAFRSLEGFAEFFGLVEVKVLSKEFLARKYEIKKSPLLDALVTFRV
- a CDS encoding helix-turn-helix domain-containing protein, yielding MHEKRLIGLRIKELRKNKGLSQEELAAKAETSPNYLSRMERGTENPTLEMLIKISRSLGVEMWELFDFGHEGSQKEIKESLMKFIKEADEEKIKLTVKVLRAMLR
- a CDS encoding response regulator; translation: MDKNMEDVRRKILVVDDEELIGKALRIILAEEGAVEYARNGREALGKSAVTSYDVFIVDMNMPVMNGMDFYKEAVKTLSGIKERIIFFTGSCEEDYFSFFRKNNLRFLEKPLEPKELKDLVRRILESKVLTEL